The Halorientalis sp. IM1011 genome window below encodes:
- a CDS encoding S8 family serine peptidase, with protein sequence MPEDVNLSKFDRDLFNINRLRAKEVTDAQSVPVIIKWANDTADTRPLRQHSDIRLHRTLETINATAASVSRTNSSNAYRTLASAPSVEFVHYDALVNATGTARENIDLSAARAHFNVTGAGVEVAVLDSGVNESHPDIGDDEIAEINLVHNGAAGDAFNHGTAVAGLVTGDGTASNGTYEGVAPDADIIDVQVLDRTGSARTSTIIDGVDHAIQQDVDLITMSLGQTATTVRTDDPLHEIIDVAVERNITVVAAAGNTGSLGYGTVQSPGILRDVITVGASDDESGIAPYSNRGPTPVGEYVKPDLVAPGGNVTAPNASNDGYHTFEGTSYATPLVSGTAALLKSRHPDWSPQRIKNVITSTADSVGTANTYLQGSGELNVSAALGANLIVDPATIDFGSVPAGETTTRTIRIRNLGSKSQQADLSTTVSAINSSTSGQVSLNRSSVMVPAGGSVAVELSVDASDPLLRPYSGRLQVGDATAIFGYVPKRQVTVTKRWLGSTTSDRVTLIHPKSNTVYGPKTLDGSEVTFEVQQSGKFIAFSSGRYDGQPIVTANSTSVEGTGQIILDERQTVRRTIDTGSLPQDGSKLINRTVIVNATLNTAPVDTRIATDNPKTAAIWISPTPTLTYAVRRVMTIAPTEQAYNTSTIYHLKHVTQNVSSPEAVKVDVDVMNEQIVHYYRGVPGETYNATLAADAFDDVPLYESYTTDGIGTTFEQTIYSSPDIAQYHDSFAVGSFGSIKWTATPQLLIRNFEDKERIETAVKKHPFRSKVSAWSLSEQGLRTTLFPTVGQPPNGYVISDLVPDEYDLWVNGERIRSTTRNEAVTTIHTDRDTIRTVRLRVRSRHGMSSLSNDTVTTFTATTNGSDTQPPTVPSITFEEHGKTNIVSNGSFDIEVSSSDASGIQNLTLYVATRDADGVPATTPFENASDWRRVSLTERGDGTAAATLDLGTYRGTLSVATRAVDDDGNTVETTATDAVVVGSRTPTARLRANTTLTDIDTPVRFDASDSYDDLAVATYHWDFDGDSEIDETTDRPTAIHRYEEPGAVRPTLTVVDSHGFTNTTRMDQIAIGNSLHTGFDNFDNRTRTDVRSAIITDSVRLTVERLNGRQQIGDDEMLVARSDVNGGITGGGNSTIVVNGGQVNGRTDTHNLVAADSQFNGGVVTTGTVTVVGSTTAKGGIEAAESIRVLSGGTLTVQGALTVKNLTVASDGAVTVHGSVDVDRFRVDNATTIRIQGSLDCESVDGTIENLSVRGSTDCEGLSDTNNEESS encoded by the coding sequence AAGGAGGTCACGGACGCCCAGTCGGTGCCTGTGATCATCAAGTGGGCCAACGATACGGCAGATACGAGACCACTGAGACAACATTCAGACATCCGCTTGCACCGAACCCTAGAAACGATCAATGCAACGGCGGCGAGTGTCTCGAGGACTAACTCAAGTAATGCCTACCGTACGCTGGCCAGTGCGCCGAGCGTCGAGTTCGTTCACTATGACGCACTCGTTAATGCGACGGGAACCGCACGTGAGAATATCGACCTGAGCGCGGCGCGCGCGCATTTTAACGTTACCGGTGCGGGCGTTGAAGTGGCAGTACTCGATAGCGGCGTCAATGAGTCCCATCCCGACATCGGGGATGACGAGATCGCAGAAATCAACTTAGTCCACAACGGGGCCGCCGGCGACGCTTTCAACCACGGGACCGCCGTGGCTGGTCTCGTGACCGGCGACGGTACGGCCTCCAATGGGACGTATGAAGGTGTGGCACCCGACGCCGATATAATCGACGTTCAGGTACTGGACCGGACTGGATCGGCCCGGACATCGACGATCATCGATGGGGTAGACCATGCGATCCAACAAGATGTGGACCTCATCACGATGAGCCTTGGTCAGACCGCCACGACCGTTCGGACAGACGATCCTCTCCATGAGATCATCGATGTTGCGGTCGAACGGAATATCACTGTGGTGGCCGCCGCCGGAAATACCGGCTCTCTCGGCTATGGCACAGTGCAATCACCCGGCATATTACGCGACGTCATTACCGTCGGAGCAAGCGATGACGAATCTGGGATCGCACCGTACTCAAACCGAGGGCCGACTCCCGTCGGTGAGTACGTCAAACCCGACCTCGTAGCCCCTGGTGGAAACGTGACCGCACCGAACGCTAGTAACGACGGGTACCATACCTTTGAAGGGACATCATACGCCACCCCACTGGTGTCCGGGACCGCGGCGCTCCTCAAATCTCGGCACCCGGACTGGTCCCCACAGCGCATCAAGAACGTCATCACGTCGACGGCGGACTCCGTAGGGACAGCGAACACCTATCTACAGGGTAGCGGTGAATTGAACGTATCAGCCGCGCTCGGGGCGAACCTTATTGTCGATCCCGCGACAATTGACTTCGGGTCGGTTCCGGCCGGGGAAACGACGACCCGGACTATCAGGATACGAAACCTGGGATCGAAATCACAACAAGCTGACCTTTCCACAACAGTCTCGGCGATCAATTCCTCGACATCTGGACAGGTTTCGCTCAACCGGTCGTCAGTAATGGTCCCGGCCGGCGGTTCAGTTGCCGTTGAGCTGTCAGTTGACGCGAGTGACCCGTTGCTCCGACCGTACTCGGGGCGTCTCCAGGTCGGCGACGCCACCGCTATCTTCGGATATGTGCCAAAGAGACAGGTTACTGTAACTAAGCGATGGCTTGGTTCGACAACCAGTGATCGCGTAACTCTGATCCACCCCAAGTCTAACACCGTCTATGGCCCCAAGACGCTGGACGGGTCGGAGGTCACATTCGAGGTCCAACAGTCGGGTAAGTTCATCGCCTTCTCATCCGGGCGATACGACGGCCAACCAATCGTTACGGCAAACAGTACATCGGTCGAGGGCACGGGACAGATTATCCTCGATGAACGACAAACAGTCCGGCGGACTATCGACACAGGCTCTCTTCCTCAGGACGGCTCCAAACTGATCAATCGGACCGTAATAGTGAACGCGACGCTGAACACCGCGCCAGTCGACACGCGTATCGCCACTGACAACCCCAAGACGGCTGCTATCTGGATCAGCCCAACGCCGACGTTGACCTACGCTGTCCGCCGAGTGATGACCATCGCGCCCACTGAGCAGGCGTACAACACCTCCACGATATACCACCTCAAACATGTCACTCAGAATGTCTCCAGTCCGGAGGCGGTCAAGGTTGACGTTGATGTGATGAACGAACAGATCGTCCATTACTATCGGGGAGTTCCTGGCGAGACCTACAACGCGACGTTGGCCGCGGACGCGTTCGACGACGTACCGTTGTATGAGTCATATACCACGGATGGCATCGGAACGACCTTCGAGCAAACCATCTATTCCTCGCCTGATATAGCGCAGTACCACGATTCGTTCGCCGTCGGCTCGTTCGGGTCTATCAAGTGGACCGCAACACCGCAGCTGCTCATCCGGAACTTCGAGGACAAGGAGCGGATCGAAACTGCCGTGAAGAAACATCCATTCCGGTCGAAGGTCTCGGCGTGGTCGCTTTCCGAGCAAGGCCTTCGGACAACGCTATTCCCGACCGTCGGGCAACCTCCAAATGGCTACGTCATCAGTGACCTGGTACCCGATGAGTACGATCTCTGGGTAAATGGGGAGCGCATCCGGTCGACCACACGGAACGAGGCCGTGACAACGATTCATACAGACCGGGACACCATCCGGACGGTGCGCCTACGTGTTCGTAGCCGCCACGGTATGTCGTCGCTGTCGAACGATACGGTGACCACTTTCACCGCGACAACCAACGGATCGGACACACAGCCGCCGACCGTCCCAAGCATTACCTTCGAGGAACACGGTAAGACCAACATCGTTTCGAACGGTTCGTTTGACATAGAAGTCTCCTCGTCGGACGCCAGTGGAATCCAGAATCTCACCCTCTACGTCGCCACCCGTGACGCTGACGGTGTCCCGGCGACGACACCCTTCGAGAACGCGAGTGATTGGCGACGTGTCTCGCTCACAGAACGCGGCGACGGCACGGCCGCCGCTACACTTGACCTGGGGACCTACCGCGGGACCCTCAGCGTGGCCACCCGCGCCGTTGACGATGATGGCAACACCGTTGAGACGACCGCTACGGATGCGGTCGTCGTCGGAAGCAGAACGCCGACCGCGCGTCTACGGGCCAACACAACACTGACCGACATCGACACGCCCGTTAGGTTCGACGCCAGCGACTCCTATGACGACCTGGCCGTCGCCACCTACCACTGGGACTTCGACGGCGACAGTGAGATTGACGAAACAACTGACAGGCCGACGGCGATCCACCGCTACGAAGAGCCGGGAGCCGTCCGGCCGACACTCACAGTCGTCGACTCGCATGGATTTACCAACACCACCCGCATGGATCAAATTGCTATCGGTAATTCGCTCCATACCGGGTTCGACAACTTCGACAACCGGACCCGTACTGATGTTCGCAGTGCAATTATCACCGACTCGGTTAGATTGACTGTAGAGCGGCTGAATGGCCGTCAACAGATCGGCGACGACGAGATGCTTGTCGCCCGCAGCGACGTCAACGGGGGCATTACCGGCGGCGGCAATAGTACGATTGTTGTCAATGGTGGGCAGGTCAACGGTCGAACGGATACGCACAATCTTGTCGCTGCCGACAGCCAATTCAACGGCGGTGTAGTCACCACTGGGACCGTCACAGTAGTAGGTTCGACCACAGCAAAAGGTGGTATCGAAGCCGCGGAATCAATCCGTGTACTCAGCGGGGGCACGCTGACGGTCCAGGGTGCGTTGACAGTCAAGAACCTCACGGTTGCCAGTGACGGAGCGGTAACCGTCCATGGGTCGGTAGACGTCGACCGCTTCAGGGTCGACAACGCGACCACTATCCGTATCCAAGGTAGTCTCGACTGTGAGTCAGTTGATGGCACGATTGAAAACCTCAGCGTACGTGGTTCAACCGACTGCGAAGGCTTATCCGACACCAACAATGAGGAGTCGTCTTGA
- a CDS encoding pilin: MSNRSTLESEAQPSELRDRVLRTALSRTPEKAIHLSTSLAFLLVSVGPAAAQSDLGSVWCGTGVDTGITIAIGAIAGLGLPWTIFSIAQAGIAYERAGGNPEKQNSAKEKLVKSAIGFGIIILAVLSPAIINNVGGQMGFGFADCMNPF; this comes from the coding sequence ATGAGTAACCGATCCACTCTCGAAAGCGAAGCACAGCCCTCTGAACTCCGCGATAGAGTTCTTCGGACCGCTCTGTCCCGGACCCCAGAGAAGGCAATCCACCTCTCGACGAGTCTCGCCTTCCTGCTGGTCTCCGTCGGTCCCGCAGCTGCTCAATCCGACCTCGGGAGCGTCTGGTGCGGAACGGGCGTCGACACCGGGATCACGATCGCCATCGGTGCGATCGCGGGACTCGGACTGCCCTGGACGATCTTCTCGATCGCACAGGCCGGTATCGCTTACGAGCGGGCCGGAGGCAATCCCGAGAAGCAAAACAGCGCGAAAGAGAAGCTCGTCAAGTCCGCCATCGGCTTCGGGATCATCATCCTCGCAGTCCTCTCGCCCGCCATCATCAACAACGTCGGCGGCCAGATGGGCTTCGGCTTCGCGGACTGCATGAACCCCTTCTAA
- a CDS encoding VirB4 family type IV secretion system protein yields MSTDSADREYSARRIHESLGGTTPFFRGYSIGELMLFVAVAFVSFVAAGVSSALTIPAMGFGVAASLLLFVLHKVKPDYLWLTEWLSARLSWAIKNEEYTHDEDSSEVRYLTRLSRVYPHAIERTDGALVGAVKVEPANMALEGGDSWSRAVGSLSDFVNATVDFPAKIYLTSREIDNDDVVRAHRDRLGDPDVRSRPVLEWLLEQYLDYNTNGDGEIDSETSTVREYYIITAVTDSDVDTVDESGDSVLAYLADLPVIGKLFTRFQSDGLTDAEITQLKENELESRLSQIRSGAKSLYRCSVDPVEAHELARVTKEYWTNQTEEYDDIEEAFPTSPVVAGDERTNSVGTGGVDGASDTEVENEEKLDQEEKESSEQLDSTSKIHQSVVAPTTVDWETTYAVLDDDTYVRTFWIERFPEQPPDGMLEKLLLETNLHTDISIHIDPFDSQSAKEMIADWISDLKVEQYDSNSLKAEELQQDIDSAKEMKELVRSNRASFYRCGVFIRLSADSKRELDNQTTQLQSIVKDAPANCTLKVANRWQEKGLATVSPLGANELGRDRISTMTNQAIGAMFPFSSNYLMMDGGVEYGHHGHNGTPVRINPWDLETGHSELVTGTPGAGKTFGAIMRALRMMKRREDTMLVLVDPVGDFQGIADALDAKTITVGGDTNLNPLEIRETSTAMVEDGAVDSPLSAKKDEAYAIIENFLTARGIDLGKESGVLSYVIDEAYRQAGVVEDDVSTHTPENSPTMADVLRILADISADPSAHSIAESEKAQQKASDYAENLEIALQPFREGGAYSNLSNRSEVNILEGDNKVVYIDLGEIEGSASGIDRQTFLMQLLLSTIYQQAKKADKHVELAIDEAHYLFEDQANLDFLETAFRHQRHAGLRMTLLSQTVQEFYETEQAEKIISMCPIKVFHRLPELDDETADKIGLTREQRDFVRGAQSGKEGLGFSQGLVQVQEHGTYPLHVVADDYETHVIDYDEDDQRIIKRAINDVPAELLDFQQRVEEEARQNALQNRFGLSDETVSRLAKRDVTEQDVVDAVVSQTLENGSEPTARPDGGESTDSEFVETTSGDEDDG; encoded by the coding sequence ATGAGTACTGATTCAGCGGACAGAGAGTACAGCGCGCGTCGAATCCACGAGTCACTCGGCGGAACGACCCCCTTCTTCCGGGGTTACTCCATCGGCGAGCTCATGCTGTTCGTCGCGGTGGCGTTCGTCTCGTTCGTCGCGGCCGGAGTCTCCTCGGCGCTCACGATCCCAGCCATGGGGTTCGGAGTAGCAGCCTCGCTACTCCTGTTCGTGCTCCACAAAGTCAAGCCGGACTACCTCTGGCTGACCGAGTGGCTATCTGCCCGGCTCAGCTGGGCGATCAAGAACGAGGAGTATACTCACGACGAAGACAGCAGCGAAGTCCGATACTTGACCCGTCTGAGTCGTGTCTACCCCCACGCTATCGAGCGGACGGACGGTGCCCTGGTCGGCGCAGTGAAGGTCGAGCCTGCGAACATGGCACTCGAAGGTGGGGACTCCTGGAGTCGAGCGGTCGGTTCGCTCTCGGACTTCGTGAACGCTACCGTCGACTTCCCTGCGAAGATCTATCTCACTAGTCGGGAGATCGACAACGACGACGTCGTCCGGGCCCATCGGGACCGGCTCGGAGATCCGGACGTTAGGTCCCGTCCCGTGCTGGAATGGCTCCTCGAACAGTACCTCGATTACAACACCAACGGAGACGGCGAGATCGACAGCGAGACGTCGACCGTCCGTGAGTACTACATCATCACCGCAGTCACGGATAGCGACGTCGACACTGTCGACGAGTCTGGCGACAGCGTACTCGCGTACCTCGCGGACCTCCCGGTCATCGGCAAGCTGTTCACCCGATTCCAGTCTGATGGGCTCACCGACGCCGAGATCACGCAGCTCAAGGAGAACGAACTGGAGTCCCGACTCTCCCAGATCCGTAGCGGCGCGAAGTCGCTCTACCGCTGTTCGGTCGACCCCGTAGAAGCACACGAGTTGGCCCGCGTGACGAAGGAGTACTGGACGAATCAGACCGAGGAGTACGACGACATCGAGGAGGCATTCCCGACCTCGCCGGTCGTGGCTGGCGATGAAAGGACCAATTCAGTCGGGACCGGGGGTGTCGACGGCGCTTCCGACACAGAAGTCGAGAACGAGGAAAAACTGGATCAAGAGGAGAAGGAGTCCAGCGAGCAGTTGGATTCGACGTCCAAGATCCACCAGTCCGTCGTCGCCCCGACCACGGTCGACTGGGAGACGACCTACGCCGTCCTCGACGATGACACGTACGTCCGGACCTTCTGGATCGAGCGGTTCCCCGAACAGCCACCGGACGGGATGCTCGAGAAGCTACTCCTGGAGACGAACCTCCACACCGACATCAGCATCCACATCGATCCGTTCGATAGCCAGTCCGCCAAGGAGATGATCGCGGACTGGATCTCGGATCTGAAGGTCGAGCAGTACGACTCGAACAGCCTGAAGGCGGAGGAACTCCAGCAGGACATCGACAGCGCGAAGGAGATGAAGGAGCTCGTCCGGTCGAACAGGGCATCCTTCTACCGCTGTGGCGTGTTCATCCGCCTCTCCGCCGATTCCAAACGGGAACTCGACAATCAGACGACGCAGCTCCAGTCGATCGTCAAAGACGCGCCGGCGAATTGCACGCTCAAGGTCGCGAACCGCTGGCAAGAGAAGGGGCTCGCGACAGTCTCACCGCTCGGAGCAAACGAACTCGGCCGGGACCGGATTTCCACGATGACGAACCAGGCGATAGGGGCGATGTTCCCGTTCTCCTCGAACTACCTGATGATGGACGGGGGCGTCGAATACGGACATCACGGGCACAACGGAACGCCGGTTCGGATCAACCCGTGGGACCTCGAAACCGGCCACTCCGAACTGGTCACCGGGACCCCCGGTGCCGGGAAGACGTTCGGGGCGATCATGCGGGCCCTCCGAATGATGAAGCGTCGGGAGGACACGATGCTGGTCCTCGTCGACCCGGTCGGGGACTTCCAGGGTATCGCGGACGCACTCGATGCGAAGACGATCACAGTCGGCGGTGACACGAATCTGAATCCACTGGAGATCCGCGAGACGTCCACCGCGATGGTGGAGGACGGCGCCGTCGACTCGCCGCTGTCGGCGAAGAAAGACGAGGCCTACGCCATCATCGAGAACTTCCTGACCGCCCGCGGCATCGATCTCGGGAAGGAATCGGGCGTGCTCTCCTACGTGATCGACGAAGCGTACCGACAGGCGGGCGTCGTCGAGGACGACGTCTCCACGCACACGCCGGAGAACTCGCCGACGATGGCCGACGTCCTTCGGATTCTCGCCGATATCTCGGCCGATCCCAGCGCCCACAGCATCGCCGAGTCCGAGAAGGCCCAACAGAAGGCCTCGGATTACGCCGAGAACCTCGAAATCGCCCTCCAGCCGTTCCGCGAGGGCGGTGCCTACTCGAACCTCTCGAATCGCTCGGAGGTCAATATCCTCGAAGGCGACAACAAGGTAGTCTACATCGACCTCGGGGAAATCGAGGGGAGTGCCTCGGGCATCGACCGGCAAACGTTCCTGATGCAGTTGCTCCTGTCGACGATCTACCAGCAGGCGAAGAAGGCGGACAAGCACGTCGAACTCGCCATCGACGAGGCGCACTACCTCTTCGAGGATCAGGCGAACCTCGACTTCCTCGAGACGGCGTTCCGCCACCAGCGCCACGCGGGCCTGCGGATGACGCTGCTCTCACAGACGGTCCAGGAGTTCTACGAGACCGAGCAGGCCGAGAAGATCATCAGCATGTGTCCGATCAAGGTGTTCCATCGCCTGCCGGAACTCGACGACGAGACGGCCGACAAAATCGGGCTGACGCGGGAGCAACGCGACTTCGTCCGGGGGGCCCAGTCCGGGAAGGAAGGGCTCGGGTTCTCCCAGGGACTCGTGCAGGTGCAGGAGCACGGAACCTACCCGCTACACGTGGTCGCCGACGACTACGAGACACACGTCATCGACTACGACGAAGACGACCAGCGGATCATCAAGCGGGCGATCAACGACGTGCCGGCGGAACTCCTCGACTTCCAGCAGCGCGTCGAGGAAGAAGCTCGACAGAACGCGTTGCAGAATCGGTTCGGACTGAGCGACGAGACGGTGTCTCGGCTGGCCAAACGGGACGTCACGGAGCAAGACGTCGTCGACGCAGTCGTCTCACAGACCCTCGAAAACGGGTCCGAACCAACCGCCCGCCCGGATGGCGGTGAGTCGACGGATAGCGAGTTCGTCGAGACCACCTCGGGGGACGAAGACGATGGATAA
- a CDS encoding type IV secretory system conjugative DNA transfer family protein codes for MVFDRFTDDGDSEECADSEQSDNQGEGPTTIAGEPYRVTVTDYTRVGGKRVLAETESGETVAGPHVRKMLESGNSDPEKPLWIGYNEGAQTGFREAPVRFPALFRHLWLSGTTGAGKTTVLQNNAVQYAYAGHGFCNIDPKASGDTLELLQQLPSHRLDDVILLEPGTDTYEKTIGINMLDMPETDSESELEAEVESRIENLRAIFDSGSHQTDWGVNMDTILSSVGRAMLRHNADADPDERYSIIDMYFLLKRATRRERFAREVVEEDPYMEYLLDVAEMDDETIQPLTKRIKDWVENAVIRKIIACRESTIDWDDIVNNDRILLVRIPVDNEDIHQMVTLTVLRNLWSAKKRQDRDDEIPTKPYFLQVDEFEKVANDHLDVKGMLARARSMRMSVTLGTQYPGQIEEEFPDTKRAMENNCNTLLALKTPGEHDSRLLMKRFKGYEAEDVQSISLYNAWTKIPLAGGRESEPVKIKTFAPYPPLRSLDEVHTAIEASLDQYGTTPLTDDEIQRNLKHADAGEYVDAVDETDEDGTDAGSIPTRTILEGVFAAQNRPEVGVDDQGFVALEDAEREIERRIGDTGYQSQLSNAIEKTLYSGEYAVVDRRSGQSAVKLTDDGLVELFRQDTGSSASGGGDDHRVILQKSYEAFTKLGFVTRLPTQEGDELADGIADLPIDPYQETARREILEKEQTLREGYPAVWELSDGRHVNIEAETSTIEKPKQTLTNLRKAVNSGRLCVFTLKDESASKGEFGYWGRRGEQVLYDSWREGNGTVIDYDRLTFASSVDDGHRHFYNKASFVEFDDGVYALRPTYEEDIERSLEIEWQETAEGIVCRDSHGSVHARFDDTYELEKPSPNAFPAYYEYDRSEQEFVVWENGDKRLYNSREELEADWKRIYAPFVPEIEFDRMPSEEDFVFIVFPDADNESFEEPQIYEKGEVRSLHRDIEVRDAPSVEETGPDSAGMSVQPDRESSSDENDEIDEFVQLMAGSEDGVSSDEN; via the coding sequence ATGGTTTTCGACCGATTCACTGATGACGGTGATTCTGAGGAATGTGCGGACAGCGAGCAGTCCGACAATCAGGGGGAGGGCCCGACCACTATCGCCGGCGAACCGTACCGCGTCACTGTGACCGACTACACACGGGTTGGTGGAAAGCGGGTCCTCGCGGAAACCGAGTCTGGGGAGACCGTCGCAGGGCCGCACGTCCGGAAGATGCTGGAGAGCGGGAATTCTGATCCGGAAAAGCCCCTCTGGATCGGCTACAACGAGGGCGCACAGACCGGCTTTCGTGAAGCCCCGGTCAGATTCCCGGCGTTGTTCCGGCACCTCTGGCTGTCAGGAACCACCGGGGCCGGGAAGACGACCGTGTTGCAGAACAACGCCGTCCAGTACGCCTACGCCGGCCACGGGTTCTGTAACATCGACCCGAAAGCCTCTGGCGACACGCTCGAACTCCTCCAGCAGCTCCCCAGCCATAGACTCGACGACGTGATCCTCCTGGAACCGGGGACCGACACCTACGAGAAGACCATCGGGATCAACATGCTCGACATGCCTGAGACGGACTCGGAGTCGGAGCTCGAGGCCGAGGTCGAGAGCCGGATCGAGAACCTCCGGGCCATCTTCGACAGCGGCAGCCACCAGACCGACTGGGGGGTGAACATGGACACCATCCTCTCGTCGGTCGGTCGGGCAATGCTCCGGCACAACGCCGACGCAGACCCCGACGAGCGGTACTCCATCATCGACATGTACTTTCTGCTGAAACGGGCCACTCGTCGCGAGCGCTTTGCCCGCGAGGTCGTCGAAGAGGACCCGTACATGGAGTACCTGCTTGACGTCGCCGAGATGGACGACGAGACGATCCAGCCGCTGACCAAGCGCATCAAAGATTGGGTCGAGAACGCGGTGATCCGGAAGATCATCGCCTGCCGCGAGAGCACGATCGACTGGGACGACATCGTCAACAACGACCGCATCCTCCTCGTCCGGATTCCAGTCGACAACGAGGACATCCACCAGATGGTGACGCTGACCGTCCTCCGGAATCTCTGGTCGGCGAAGAAACGCCAGGACCGCGACGACGAGATCCCCACCAAGCCGTACTTCCTCCAGGTCGACGAGTTCGAGAAGGTGGCGAACGACCATCTCGACGTCAAGGGGATGCTAGCACGAGCCCGTTCGATGCGAATGAGCGTGACCCTCGGGACGCAGTATCCGGGGCAGATCGAAGAGGAGTTCCCCGACACGAAGCGTGCGATGGAGAACAACTGCAATACGCTACTGGCGCTGAAGACGCCGGGAGAACATGACTCGCGGCTTCTCATGAAGCGGTTCAAGGGTTACGAGGCGGAGGACGTCCAGTCGATCAGTCTCTACAACGCTTGGACGAAGATTCCCCTGGCCGGCGGTCGCGAGTCCGAGCCAGTCAAGATCAAGACGTTCGCACCGTATCCGCCTCTCCGAAGTCTCGACGAGGTTCACACGGCGATCGAAGCGAGCCTCGATCAGTACGGGACGACGCCACTGACCGACGACGAGATCCAGCGGAACCTGAAACACGCCGACGCCGGCGAGTACGTCGACGCGGTCGACGAAACGGACGAGGATGGAACCGACGCCGGAAGCATCCCGACACGGACGATCCTCGAAGGCGTATTTGCCGCTCAGAACCGTCCTGAGGTGGGCGTCGACGACCAGGGCTTCGTCGCACTGGAAGACGCTGAGCGCGAGATTGAGCGCCGTATCGGAGATACAGGGTATCAGTCCCAGCTGTCAAACGCGATTGAAAAGACGCTCTACAGCGGCGAGTATGCGGTCGTGGACCGACGAAGTGGCCAGTCGGCCGTGAAGCTCACAGACGACGGGCTCGTAGAGCTGTTCAGGCAGGACACCGGCAGCAGTGCCAGTGGTGGCGGCGATGACCACCGCGTCATCCTGCAGAAGTCCTACGAAGCGTTCACGAAACTGGGCTTCGTCACTAGGCTGCCAACACAGGAAGGCGACGAACTCGCCGACGGGATCGCCGACCTCCCGATCGACCCATACCAGGAGACCGCTCGGCGGGAGATCCTGGAGAAAGAGCAGACACTTCGTGAAGGGTATCCCGCCGTATGGGAGTTAAGCGACGGGCGGCACGTCAATATTGAAGCCGAGACGTCGACTATCGAGAAGCCCAAGCAGACGCTCACGAATCTCCGGAAAGCAGTCAACTCTGGGCGACTCTGCGTGTTCACGCTCAAGGACGAGAGTGCCTCGAAGGGTGAGTTCGGGTACTGGGGCCGTCGTGGGGAACAGGTCCTCTACGACTCGTGGCGTGAGGGGAACGGGACAGTGATCGATTACGACCGACTGACGTTCGCGAGCAGCGTCGACGATGGCCACCGTCACTTCTACAACAAGGCCTCGTTCGTCGAGTTCGATGACGGCGTCTACGCGCTCCGTCCGACTTACGAGGAAGATATCGAGCGATCCCTCGAAATCGAATGGCAGGAGACGGCAGAGGGGATTGTCTGCCGGGACAGCCACGGGAGCGTACACGCTCGATTTGACGATACATACGAACTAGAGAAGCCATCACCGAATGCTTTCCCAGCCTACTACGAGTACGATCGGTCCGAACAGGAGTTCGTCGTCTGGGAGAACGGGGACAAGCGGCTCTACAACTCTCGCGAAGAACTCGAAGCAGACTGGAAACGGATCTATGCACCGTTCGTCCCCGAGATCGAGTTCGATCGGATGCCGTCCGAAGAGGACTTCGTGTTCATCGTCTTCCCGGACGCCGACAACGAATCGTTCGAGGAACCGCAGATCTACGAGAAGGGGGAGGTTCGATCGTTACATCGAGATATCGAAGTCCGTGATGCACCCTCGGTTGAGGAGACTGGACCTGACTCTGCGGGCATGTCTGTCCAACCGGATCGCGAGTCCTCCTCTGATGAAAATGATGAGATCGACGAATTCGTCCAGTTGATGGCGGGCTCCGAAGATGGAGTATCCTCCGACGAGAATTGA